Within Anopheles ziemanni chromosome 2, idAnoZiCoDA_A2_x.2, whole genome shotgun sequence, the genomic segment GATGATAGTATGTCGATTTCTGAGCTTCTTCAACTCATTAAGACAGAGCCTGTGGAAGATGTTAGTGAACCGAACGCCAATGAATCGCTCGACATGTCTGTGGACATCCAACCCATTTCGATGCCAACAaatcaaaagcaaaataacGATCTATGGAATTTAAGCAGAAGTCAATCAGGTCAGAGCCATAATCGGACCAGTGATCGTACGGTTAAACCCATAACTTGCATTGATAAAAACGAGGTGGTGGAAAGCATTGTTGATGTAGAAAGGCGTGTGAACTATGTTGCAACACGACTGGAACAAGTTCTTCGAAACAGCTTAGACTCCAGGAATCGAATTGAGCTACAAAATTCTTTCGATTTCAACAAGATTACTAATAAGGAAGAGTGTACAGCTTTTAACGATAAATTAGCTGAAAAGGCATATATGGACAAAATATTAGATATGGTTGATTGCAGAATCAAATCGAATGATGGCAAACAACGTATGTATGTAGCTTTCGATTTATTCTTTTGCAAATCATTTGTACCTCAATGTAGTTGGACAGGCACCACTGCAAAAGGCGTACCAAGAAAGATTGCCTTCATATGCTTCCGTAATATTGTGCAGCTTTTCCAATTGATTGGCACCACAAACCAGGCAGTTATGTCCCAGGAagaattgtataatttttttaagatAAAGCTTCGCAATGCAAAaggaaggatgctgcgattaCAAGGGCTTCGTGATGCGTACTACTGTAGGCCATATAAGAGAAGTTCGGTGAAGCAAACGCATAATTCTAACGATGAAAGGCAAAATGCAGGTTGATTGACTCcctaaatttattaaaaaaaaaaattacatttcatttATCTGCCATGCGGGTCGCTGCTACGATCCCAGCGAACGGCGGTACACTGAatatcgagcagtttttttgtctttttctttCTGACCCCCCGATATCCGCTTAACGGGGGGTCGGATTACACGTAAACAACGTTGAGTCAGAGGTGACACGCACACCAAGCGCgccagaaaaaaagagagcaaaaacatAGTTGGTCTCGTATTCCGCTCTCTACTTTGTCCAGCCCCACTCTTTCTCCCAGCTCGTCTTCAATTCTCACCAATCCGTCTTTTTATACTATTTAGTCGTCAT encodes:
- the LOC131294013 gene encoding uncharacterized protein LOC131294013 encodes the protein MPASVCLLCATTVRNFFDFSQKVAAVQKQLEKECSGNDDSMSISELLQLIKTEPVEDVSEPNANESLDMSVDIQPISMPTNQKQNNDLWNLSRSQSGQSHNRTSDRTVKPITCIDKNEVVESIVDVERRVNYVATRLEQVLRNSLDSRNRIELQNSFDFNKITNKEECTAFNDKLAEKAYMDKILDMVDCRIKSNDGKQRMYVAFDLFFCKSFVPQCSWTGTTAKGVPRKIAFICFRNIVQLFQLIGTTNQAVMSQEELYNFFKIKLRNAKGRMLRLQGLRDAYYCRPYKRSSVKQTHNSNDERQNAG